One window of the Bradysia coprophila strain Holo2 chromosome X unlocalized genomic scaffold, BU_Bcop_v1 contig_26, whole genome shotgun sequence genome contains the following:
- the LOC119069110 gene encoding protein air1-like, with protein sequence MDSPCAKRRRMNNANHAVHSEINHLEMPWTDDRKVFYNSWGFDMEDVEEMPAQWSELSYSKRRTKCTMCGGDDHLMSSCPEACCLKCGEKTDYFEDQCANCVTEASTTCEICGYRGHSKYNCPYVWKYLPSTIPALSSPMCSMHDNPQLQLNWNGNENSDIFY encoded by the exons ATGGATTCACCTTGTGCAAAAAGACGAAGAATGAACAACGCTAATCATGCTGTTCATAGCGAAATTAACCATCTGGAGATGCCTTGGACTGACGACAGGAAAGTTTTTTACAACTCTTGGGGTTTTGATATGGAAGATGTGGAAGAGATGCCTGCACAATGGTCGGAACTTTCTTATTCGAAACGGCGAACGAAATGCACTATGTGTGGAGGTGATGATCATTTGATGTCGTCATGTCCAGAAGCTTGTTGTTTGAAG TGTGGTGAAAAAACCGATTATTTTGAAGATCAGTGCGCAAACTGTGTAACAGAGGCTTCAACAACATGTGAAATATGTGGCTACCGAGGTCACAGCAAATATAACTGTCCCTATGTGTGGAAATACTTACCTAGCACC aTTCCGGCGTTATCGTCACCAATGTGTTCAATGCACGATAACCCTCAGCTTCAATTGAATTGGAACGGCAATGAAAACAGTGACATATTTTATTAA